Proteins encoded in a region of the Nicotiana tomentosiformis chromosome 9, ASM39032v3, whole genome shotgun sequence genome:
- the LOC138899205 gene encoding uncharacterized protein: protein MTVTLYKTRFVDIARHATILLPTEKERVRRFIDGLTYTLRLQIAKETGSDISFQTVVDIARRIELVRAQERGPVLDKRPHHSGGFSGASSGGRGAFCRGHPPKPFHSVLQASHIASRGRGPYVPYSGKPAYSAPSAPISAPPIQSYHRGYMARLGQLQFQQPQQQDGCFECGGFGHIRRSCPRLLGGMPQ from the coding sequence atgactgtcaCCCTGTAcaagactcgatttgtggacatAGCTCGCCATGCCACTATCCTACTTCCTACTGAGAAGGAGcgggtgaggagatttattgatgggctcacttatACTCTCAGGCTTCAGATAGCCAAAGAGAcagggagtgatatttccttccagacGGTCGTTGATATTGCCAGACGTATTGAGTTAGTTCGTGCTCAGGAGAGAGGGCCGGTATTAGATAAAAGGCCCCATCATtccggtggtttcagtggtgcctcatctggaggaagGGGTGCTTTTTGTAGAGGTCATCCTCCTAAGCCATTTCATTCagtgcttcaggcatctcacatTGCTTCTAGGGGTCGTGGTCCTTATGTTCCTTATTCTGGGAAGCCAGCCTATAGCGCACCATCAGCTCCTATAAGTGCACCACCGATACAGAGCTATCACCGTGGTTATATGGCCCGTTTAGGTCAGCTTCAGTTTCAGCAACCACAGCAAcaggatgggtgttttgagtgtggtggttTTGGGCACATCCGCAGGTCATGTCCGAGGTTATTAGGTGGCATGCCACAGTAA